Within uncultured Roseibium sp., the genomic segment CCGTGGCCTGGACCTGGATCGTCGTGCTCGGCGTCATGGCCTGCTGCGGGTTTTCCTCCTCCACCACCCGTTTCGTCCCCGAATACAGCGAAACCGGAGACCTCGACCGCCTGCGCGGCTTTCTGCTCGCCAGCCGCACCATCGCGTTCCTGAGCGCCGCCCTCGTCACAGGCGCCGCAATTGCCGTGGTCTTCCTGCTCCATTCGGTGATCGATTCCCAGTACACACTGCCGATGGTCGTCGTCCTCCTGGCGTTGCCCATGTTCGCCTACGGCGGCGTTCTGGACGGCATCGCCCGCTCCTACGACTGGCCGTGGCTTGCCATGCTGCCGACCTATATCTGGCGGCCCGGCGCGATCCTGGCCTTCCTGCTTCTCTTCATCCTGATCGGCCAGCCCGCCACCGCCCTGACCGCGGCCTTTGCCGCCCTCGCCGCCACCTGGGCCATCGCGATTTACCAGCAGGTCAGCTTGAACGGCCGGCTTCCCGCCAAGGTCCCGAAAGGCCCACGCCGCCTTGAACTCCGCACATGGTTCGCCATTTCCCTGCCCATGCTCATGGTCGAGGGTTTCTTCCAGCTGATCACCAGCGCAGACGTGATCATGGTCAGCTTCTGGCGCGATCCGGATGAAGTCGCCGTCTATTTCGCAGCCTCCAAGACGCTCGCTCTGGTGCATTTCGTCTATTTCGCCGTCCGCGCCGCTTCCGCGCACCGGTTCTCCCGCTTCGTCACCACGAACGACCGCGAAGGCCTCGCCGCCTATGTTCACAAGGCGACTGTCTGGACCTTCTGGCCCTCGCTTGCCACCGGCCTTGCCGTCCTGATCGCCGCTCCCGTGCTGCTCAGCCTGTTCGGCAAGGACTTCACCGCTGGCATGCCCCTGATCGCGGTTCTGCTGGTGGGCATTCTGGCCCGCGCCTCTGTCGGACCGGTCGACGCCCTGCTCAACATGAGCGGCAACCAGAAGTGCTGCGCCCTCATCTATGCGGCCACCTTTGCCGTTAACGTAGGCTTGAACGTCGTCCTCATTCCGCACCTAGGCCTTATGGGTGCGGCTCTCGGCACCAGTCTCGCGATCATATTCGAGGCAACCTGCCTGACCGTTTCCGCCCGCAGGATCCTGGATGTCCAGACCTTCATCCTGCCGCTTCTCCTGAACCGGAAGG encodes:
- a CDS encoding lipopolysaccharide biosynthesis protein is translated as MPALRPAAGVLTQIIDTLSAPADGSGGASRMALSTFAIRVGGAALAYVSQIILARLIGAHDYGIFSVAWTWIVVLGVMACCGFSSSTTRFVPEYSETGDLDRLRGFLLASRTIAFLSAALVTGAAIAVVFLLHSVIDSQYTLPMVVVLLALPMFAYGGVLDGIARSYDWPWLAMLPTYIWRPGAILAFLLLFILIGQPATALTAAFAALAATWAIAIYQQVSLNGRLPAKVPKGPRRLELRTWFAISLPMLMVEGFFQLITSADVIMVSFWRDPDEVAVYFAASKTLALVHFVYFAVRAASAHRFSRFVTTNDREGLAAYVHKATVWTFWPSLATGLAVLIAAPVLLSLFGKDFTAGMPLIAVLLVGILARASVGPVDALLNMSGNQKCCALIYAATFAVNVGLNVVLIPHLGLMGAALGTSLAIIFEATCLTVSARRILDVQTFILPLLLNRKGTAA